From a single Prionailurus bengalensis isolate Pbe53 chromosome A1, Fcat_Pben_1.1_paternal_pri, whole genome shotgun sequence genomic region:
- the RNF187 gene encoding E3 ubiquitin-protein ligase RNF187: EGWSTSLPGPGRGRAHRCLDLPGESVAAGTPKEERAPLPGLCNGSTAARIPRSEAHLCQDPAWSAPLPGPCVGRPAVPAPRVPVAILVHVLGSPAVFSIPVPGLRLVSGRPRPHSLVTVPPPAPFRRASAAAALALPAEAACALCQRAPREPVRADCGHRFCRACVVRFWAEEDGPFPCPECADDCWQRAVEPGRPPLSRRLLALEEAAAAPARDGPASEAALQLLCRADGGPLCAACRMAAGPEPPEWEPRWRKALRGKENKGSVEIMRKDLNDARDLHGQAESAAAVWKGHVMDRRKKALTDYKKLRAFFAEEEERFLQEADKEEGSAEDEDTDPAERFGSLLQAVSELERRHRNLGLSMLLQ; the protein is encoded by the exons GAGGGGTGGAGTACATCGCTGCCAGGACCCGGGAGGGGACGCGCGCACCGCTGCCTGGACCTTCCCGGGGAGAGTGTTGCTGCCGGGACTCCGAAGGAGGAGCGCGCACCCCTGCCGGGACTTTGTAACGGGAGCACGGCTGCCAGGATCCCAAGGAGTGAAGCACACCTCTGCCAGGACCCTGCGTGGAGCGCACCGCTGCCAGGACCCTGCGTGGGGCGCCCCGCCGTCCCCGCTCCGCGCGTCCCAGTCGCCATCCTGGTCCACGTCCTAGGCTCTCCGGCCGTGTTCTCCATCCCCGTCCCCGGTCTCCGCCTCGTCTCGGGCCGGCCTCGCCCGCACTCCCTGGTCACCGTGCCTCCGCCCGCGCCCTTCCGGAgggcctccgccgccgccgccctggCGCTGCCCGCCGAGGCCGCCTGCGCCCTGTGCCAGCGCGCGCCGCGAGAGCCGGTGCGCGCCGATTGCGGCCACCGCTTCTGCCGGGCGTGCGTGGTGCGCTTCTGGGCCGAGGAGGACGGGCCCTTCCCGTGCCCCGAGTGCGCCGACGACTGCTGGCAGCGCGCCGTGGAGCCCGGCCGCCCGCCGCTCAGCCGCCGGCTGCTGGCGCTCGAGGAGGCGGCCGCTGCGCCCGCGCGCGACGGCCCGGCCTCCGAAGCGGCGCTGCAGCTGCTGTGCCGTGCCGACGGGGGCCCGCTGTGCGCCGCCTGCCGCATGGCCGCGGGGCCCGAGCCGCCAGAGTGGGAGCCGCGCTGGAGGAAGGCGCTGCGCGGCAAG GAGAACAAGGGTTCTGTGGAGATCATGCGGAAAGACCTGAATGACGCCCGGGACCTGCACGGCCAGGCTGAGTCTGCTGCTGCCGTTTGGAAG GGACACGTGATGGACCGCAGGAAGAAGGCCCTGACTGACTACAAGAAGCTTCGGGCCTTCTTTGCCGAGGAGGAGGAGCGTTTCCTGCAGGAGGCGGATAAAGAGGAGGGGTCCGCAGAGGACGAGGACACAGACCCGGCCGAGCGCTTTGGGTCACTGCTGCAGGCTGTCTCGGAGCTGGAGAGGAGGCACCGCAACCTGGGGCTCAGCATGCTGCTTCAG TGA